CGGAAATAAAAATACTAACTACTAACTACTAACCATCAATAAATAGGAAAATATGACTAAAATTTTAGTAATTGAAGATGAAAATGCAGTTCGTGAAAATCTTGTTGAATTACTGGAAGCAGAAGATTTTGAAACTATTGATGCTGCTAACGGTAAATTAGGGATAAATTTAGCTCTAACTGAAGTTCCTGATCTGATTTTGTGCGATTTGATGATGCCAGAACTTGATGGTTACGGTGTATTAACCACTTTACGGCAAGAACCGCTAACTGCAACGATTCCGTTTATTTTTCTGACTGCAAAAGCAACTAAAGCTGACTTTCGTCAAGGCATGGAATTGGGTGCGGATGACTATCTCACAAAACCATTTACTCGTGCTGAATTATTGAGTGCAATTGATGGGCGTTTACAAAAACAAGCTACTTTAAAACAATATTTTTCTACTAGTCCACAACTCAAAGCTTTTAATTCAGAAATGTTGGTTGTCAAAAATATTTTACACGGTGCGATCAATCAAGGACACTTTCGACAATTTTTTGTTGAGTATCAACCACAAGTAGATATTCATTCTGGAAAAATCATTGCCGCAGAAGCTTTACTTAGATGGCAAAGTCCAGAATTAGGAAGAGTCGCTGCTTCTGAATTGATTCCTTTAGCAGAGTCTACAGGGTTAATAATTCCTATTGGTGAATGGGTTTTAGAAAGTGTTTGCCAACAAAATCAAACTTGGCAAAATACTGGTTATTCTCCCTTGTGTATAGCTGTTAATTTTTCAGCACGTCAATTTACTCAACCTGATTTGATTAAAAAAATTATTCAATTTTTAACCGCTAATAATTTGGAACCACATTACTTAGAATTAGAACTTACAGAAAGCTTAATTATGCAAGATATTAATACCGCGATCGCTACAATGAATGAATTGCGTTCCTTGGGTGTAAAAATAGCTGTTGATGATTTTGGTACAGGCTACTCTTCTTTAATGTATCTCAAAAAATTACCTATCAATAAGTTAAAAATTGATCGTTACTTTATTCATAATGTTGTCAACGACCCACAAAAAGCAGCTATTACAACAGCATTGATTCAAATGGGTCATAATCTCAATCTTCAGGTGATTGCTGAAGGAGTAGAAACTGAATTAGACTTAGAGTTTTTACGGCATCATAACTGTGATGCTATGCAAGGTTTTTTGTTTAGTCGTCCTGTTGCAGCATCTGAATTTCAAAAGTTTTTAAGTAGGTCAGCTTAAATAAAGCAAACTAGTTAGGGTTGTGACTTGTCCTTTGTCATTTGTCTTTTGTAACAACTAGTAATTATTCATCAATGACTAATGACTAATAACCAATAACTCATGACTTAAAAAGTATTGCTTTTACACCTATTTGCCCTTACTCATAAGTAAAAGCTTACAGCATTGCTAATCAGTTTGATTGATTTGACAATGCTATAAGCTTCATGGGTATGTTCATTTGGCTGACTTAATTTCATTATGAACAATCAACGTTTGAAATCATGTTGATTTTTGAGTTTAACTTATGTATATATTGCATAAATTTTATGCAAAAATGTAATTATTTGCAAAATTTATTTGATACACAATAAAAATCAAGTTATTTGATAGCTATTTCCATAAAATCAATATATAAATGAATTATAGATATTTTCAACACTATTTCTTGTTTAGTACAATCACTTACGTATTTGCATTAATAAATACATAAATATCATGAATAGTAAGTTTATATAGTAAAACAATGGCAAAGCGATCGCTGCAAGCATCAGCTGAGGGGATGAGAAAAGCCAAACAAGCTTTTCGACGTAAAGGTTGGACTCAGGAATATCTAGCTGGTGAAGTAGGTTTAGAAACTCGTCAGCCGATTTGGAAATTCTTTACTGGTAAAGCTATTGATCGTCAAGTTTTTCATGAAATTTGCTTAGTCTTGGGATTAAATCCAGAAGAAATTGCTCAACAGCCCCCTGATGAATCAATTTCTTGGGAAACAATCTCAGAAAATACTTCAGATATTGATGCTTTAGTACAAAAAGCACGCTTTGCCAATTACGAAAAAATTCAAGCCCAGTGTGGAACTCTACATCTTTTGGATATTGCTCGACCTATTGTTTTAGATAATCTTTATGTAGAAGTCAATATATTTGAGGAAATCACCAGTAAAAGATGGTTGGAAATTACTGACTTACAAAGGCTAGATTCTAATAATTTTGATCGTTTTAATTTAGATAAGTTTAATCAGCAACGAATTCCTGGTTTAGAAGCAGTTGCCAAATACTCTAAATTAATGGTATTTGGCAAAACAGGCTCTGGTAAAACCACATTTTTACAATCGCTTGCAGTTCTTTGTAATCAGGGAAAGTTTAAATCAGATTGTCTACCCATTTTTGTTAGCCTCAAAAGCTTAGCTGAAAATATTAGCGATAATAAACAAATTAGTTTATTACAATATATTTATCAGGAATTTAATGATCAGGGTATTTCCATCTCAGAAATTTCCACCATATTTGCTCACGGAAAAGCATTAATATTACTAGACAGCCTAGATGAATTAAATGAAGAAGAAAGCAATATAATTATTAGAGAAATTCATAATCTTTCTGAAAAATTTTATAAAAATATAGTAATTATTACTTGTCGCCTTGCTGCTCAGCAATATCAGTTTAATGGTTTTACTGAAATTGAAATAGCTGATTTTTGTAAATCGCAAATTGTAACATTTGCAGATAAATGGTTTGTAGCTGTGGCAAAAAACTCTCTTTGGGAGGGAAAAGCAAAGGCTGCTGAGTTTATAAAAAAATTAGAATTGCCAGAAAATCAGCAAATTTTAGAGTTAGCAACAACACCACTTTTACTAAATCTTACTTGCTTAGTATTTCAATTTTTAGGTGACTTCCCAGCTTTACGCTCAGAACTTTATAAGCAAGCATTAGAATTGTTGTTAGTGCATTGGGATGAAGCCAGAAGAATCAAAAGAGATGAATTTTTTCGCAATTTATCGTTGCTACATAAAATTAAATTACTTTGTCGTTTAGCAGCCACTACATTTACTCAAGGAGATTACTTTTTTCCAGCAACTAAAATCCAATCACTCATAACCGAATATCTGCGTCAGCTTCCCCATGCATCTACAGATTCAGAGGCGTTGCAACTTGATAGCAGTGCTGCATTAAAAGCTATTGAGGCACAACACGGTTTGTTGCTAGAACAAGGACGAGGTATTTATTCTTTTTCGCATTTAACATTTCAAGAATATCTAACTGCTAGAGAAATTGTTGCTGCTGGAAATTCCCAAACTCTGCAAAATTTTGTTACTCATATTGGAGAAAAACGTTGGCGAGAAGTTTTTTTGCTAGCTGCGGGAATGATGCAGCCTGGAGATGAATTATTGTTATTAATGAAACAACAAATTGATAATTTAGTGACTTCAAATCAAAAATTGCAGAAATTTCTGAAATGGTTAGATGAAAAAACTTCCATAATCAATGCATCTTATTATCCAGCTAGTATGCGCGCTTTTTATTTTACTCTTGCTCTTCCCCCAGATTATCCTCTTGCTTACAATCAAAATTTGGCTTTGTCTTTAGATAGTAGATTAGCAGGAAATTTAGCTATTGATTTAGCTTTAGATCTGGCATTAATCCATGCCCTAGCTGTGAGTTTGAGGATAACTACTAATATTTTCTGTCAACGCTTATCTGCGATCGCACTTGCTCTTAACTTACAACACCTACTACAGAAGCGTCCTCTTCTCCAACAATCACTACAAAATCTACACGATGAACTGCCGACAACCCAACAAAGTAGACATGCTTTAAAAAGTTGGTGGCAGGAAAAGGGAGAAACATGGACTAGTAAATTACGAAATCTAATTATTAGCGATCGCCAAATAGGACATGATTGGCAGTTTAATGAAAATGAATTACAAATATTACAGCAGTATTGGAATGCTAACAAAGTTTTAATAGATTGTCTAAATCATGCTGGTAATGTTAGTTTGACAACAGTCAAATCAATAGAAAAAAATTTGTTTTTAATTGATAGACATCATTCATTCTGAGGCGTTTGTTTTCAAATCTTGCACCTAACCCTAGCGATTTCTAGTCGCCTGGGGCTTCGTTCGAGGATAGCCTTAGTAGTGAACAATAAATCTTCTCAGTATATCTACTAGTATTAGTAACTTTTATAACTTAATTTTAAAAAATTTCCTGTACCAAAGCAATTTTGCTTGTCAAAAGTAATATTGGTACTAGTAAAGAGTAATACAATGAGTAACATTGGTTTGCTGGTAATAGGAGTGCTAGCAACAGGACAGTCATCTCCAGCAACATTGCCGCAAGATTTGCAGGAAAAGCCAGATAATTTATTGCTAGAGGTAAATTCAGATCAGACTAACTCATGTGTTCTTGTAGCAGAAATTACACCTCCGGAATTAATTTTGCAGGAGCAAAATATTAAAAATGTTCCTAGTGAATCTATAAAATGCAAGTATAAAGAAAAACTTTTAAATCAATCTAAAATCAAATCTTACAACTCCTCTATGATTGCATTACAGCCAGAGGAAGAGAAGCAACAAAAATCTATAAATCAACAAGTTGTCAAAATAGGAGAAGAAAATACTTCCTCAGACTTAAATAATCAAATGTCTAAAGTGACATCAGTGTCACAACTTGATGATGTGCAACCACAAGACTGGGCTTCTAGTGCTTTACAATCTCTAGTGGAACGGTATGACTGTATTGCCGGATACCCCGATAGTAATTTTTTAGGGAACCGTGCCATTAATCGTTACGAATTTGCGGCTGGTGTAGCAGTTTGTCTAGAAAAAATCAACGAATTAATTGCTAACAATAAAAATAATACTGTTACGGAAGAAGATTTAATCATATTGCAAAGGTTGCAAACAGAATTTCAGGTACAATTACAGGAACTACAGGGACGTGTAGCAAATTTAGAAGCCCAAACTGAGGAAT
Above is a genomic segment from Fischerella sp. JS2 containing:
- a CDS encoding EAL domain-containing response regulator encodes the protein MTKILVIEDENAVRENLVELLEAEDFETIDAANGKLGINLALTEVPDLILCDLMMPELDGYGVLTTLRQEPLTATIPFIFLTAKATKADFRQGMELGADDYLTKPFTRAELLSAIDGRLQKQATLKQYFSTSPQLKAFNSEMLVVKNILHGAINQGHFRQFFVEYQPQVDIHSGKIIAAEALLRWQSPELGRVAASELIPLAESTGLIIPIGEWVLESVCQQNQTWQNTGYSPLCIAVNFSARQFTQPDLIKKIIQFLTANNLEPHYLELELTESLIMQDINTAIATMNELRSLGVKIAVDDFGTGYSSLMYLKKLPINKLKIDRYFIHNVVNDPQKAAITTALIQMGHNLNLQVIAEGVETELDLEFLRHHNCDAMQGFLFSRPVAASEFQKFLSRSA
- a CDS encoding NACHT domain-containing NTPase, with protein sequence MAKRSLQASAEGMRKAKQAFRRKGWTQEYLAGEVGLETRQPIWKFFTGKAIDRQVFHEICLVLGLNPEEIAQQPPDESISWETISENTSDIDALVQKARFANYEKIQAQCGTLHLLDIARPIVLDNLYVEVNIFEEITSKRWLEITDLQRLDSNNFDRFNLDKFNQQRIPGLEAVAKYSKLMVFGKTGSGKTTFLQSLAVLCNQGKFKSDCLPIFVSLKSLAENISDNKQISLLQYIYQEFNDQGISISEISTIFAHGKALILLDSLDELNEEESNIIIREIHNLSEKFYKNIVIITCRLAAQQYQFNGFTEIEIADFCKSQIVTFADKWFVAVAKNSLWEGKAKAAEFIKKLELPENQQILELATTPLLLNLTCLVFQFLGDFPALRSELYKQALELLLVHWDEARRIKRDEFFRNLSLLHKIKLLCRLAATTFTQGDYFFPATKIQSLITEYLRQLPHASTDSEALQLDSSAALKAIEAQHGLLLEQGRGIYSFSHLTFQEYLTAREIVAAGNSQTLQNFVTHIGEKRWREVFLLAAGMMQPGDELLLLMKQQIDNLVTSNQKLQKFLKWLDEKTSIINASYYPASMRAFYFTLALPPDYPLAYNQNLALSLDSRLAGNLAIDLALDLALIHALAVSLRITTNIFCQRLSAIALALNLQHLLQKRPLLQQSLQNLHDELPTTQQSRHALKSWWQEKGETWTSKLRNLIISDRQIGHDWQFNENELQILQQYWNANKVLIDCLNHAGNVSLTTVKSIEKNLFLIDRHHSF